One genomic segment of Kocuria rhizophila DC2201 includes these proteins:
- a CDS encoding MDR family MFS transporter, whose product MTATATRAVSSPPVDEKPPHLGLLFASLMVVMLLASLGQTILSTALPTIVGDLGGVDHMSWVITGFILASTVMMPVYGRISDLFGRKPVLIAAIVLFIAGSALGAAAGTMSSLITARVVQGLGGGGLMILAQTSIADVVPARERGKYMGVMGAVFAVSSVAGPLLGGWIMEGPGWRWAFSFNIPLGILAIIAVAVFLKLPRRPREERERIDYLGMVLLAGATTCLILVCTWGGTQYDWNSPQILLLCATTLAGAIAFVIAETRASSPVIPLSLFKDRNFTLTTVSGLAVGVAMFGAIGYMPTYIQMVKGVDATQAGLLMTPMMASLLITSIVSGQIVSRTGRYKLFPLVGMVIMGIGLWLLSTLEVSDSTVRMCVFLAVFGAGIGLSMQILVLIVQNSVPNRIVGTATASSNFFRQVGATVGSAVVGSLFISRLKDLLAENLPKIPGKSAGAMDANSFTPQSVHGLPAMFRDPVIQSYNDALLPIFLFMIPLAVLAFVLLLFVEEKPLATRVDLSTGEISTVEATATESDAAASTSEHPVDTAHEPEAVTVGATPEATRAPEGSQASSSPQAAAATQSAPRPARRGRRSGRPAPRHRA is encoded by the coding sequence ATGACCGCCACCGCCACCCGGGCTGTGTCCAGCCCTCCCGTGGACGAGAAACCACCCCACCTCGGACTGCTGTTCGCGAGCCTCATGGTCGTCATGCTGCTCGCGTCCCTCGGCCAGACCATCCTCTCCACCGCCCTGCCCACCATCGTGGGAGACCTCGGCGGTGTGGACCACATGAGCTGGGTCATCACCGGCTTCATCCTGGCGTCCACCGTGATGATGCCGGTCTACGGCCGCATCTCGGACCTCTTCGGCCGCAAGCCCGTGCTGATCGCGGCCATCGTGCTGTTCATCGCGGGCTCCGCCCTGGGTGCGGCGGCCGGGACCATGAGCTCGCTCATCACCGCCCGCGTGGTGCAGGGCCTGGGCGGCGGTGGTCTGATGATCCTCGCCCAGACCTCCATCGCGGACGTGGTCCCCGCCCGTGAGCGCGGCAAGTACATGGGTGTGATGGGCGCCGTGTTCGCCGTGTCCTCGGTGGCCGGGCCGCTGCTGGGCGGCTGGATCATGGAGGGTCCCGGCTGGCGCTGGGCGTTCTCCTTCAACATCCCGCTCGGCATCCTGGCCATCATCGCGGTGGCCGTGTTCCTCAAGCTGCCCCGGCGGCCCCGCGAGGAGCGCGAGCGCATCGACTATTTGGGCATGGTCCTGCTGGCCGGTGCCACCACGTGCCTGATCCTGGTGTGCACGTGGGGCGGGACCCAGTACGACTGGAACTCCCCGCAGATCCTGCTGCTGTGCGCCACCACCCTGGCCGGGGCCATCGCCTTCGTGATCGCCGAGACCCGCGCGAGCAGCCCCGTGATCCCCCTGTCCCTGTTCAAGGACCGCAACTTCACCCTGACCACCGTGTCCGGGCTCGCGGTGGGCGTGGCCATGTTCGGCGCGATCGGCTACATGCCCACCTACATCCAGATGGTCAAGGGCGTGGACGCCACCCAGGCCGGTCTGCTCATGACCCCCATGATGGCGTCCCTGCTGATCACCTCGATCGTCTCGGGCCAGATCGTCTCCCGCACGGGCCGGTACAAACTGTTCCCCCTGGTGGGCATGGTGATCATGGGCATCGGCCTGTGGCTGCTGTCCACCCTGGAAGTCTCGGACTCCACCGTGCGGATGTGCGTGTTCCTCGCCGTGTTCGGCGCGGGCATCGGGCTGAGCATGCAGATCCTGGTGCTCATCGTGCAGAACTCGGTGCCCAACCGGATCGTGGGCACCGCCACCGCCTCCAGCAACTTCTTCCGCCAGGTGGGAGCCACCGTGGGCTCCGCCGTGGTGGGCTCGCTGTTCATCTCCCGGCTGAAGGACCTGCTGGCGGAGAACCTGCCCAAGATCCCGGGCAAGTCCGCCGGGGCGATGGACGCCAACTCCTTCACCCCGCAGAGCGTGCACGGGCTGCCGGCCATGTTCCGCGACCCGGTGATCCAGTCCTACAACGACGCCCTGCTGCCCATCTTCCTGTTCATGATCCCGCTCGCGGTGCTCGCGTTCGTGCTGCTGCTGTTCGTGGAGGAGAAGCCCCTGGCCACCCGCGTGGACCTGAGCACGGGCGAGATCTCCACGGTCGAGGCCACGGCCACCGAGTCGGATGCGGCTGCGAGCACCTCGGAGCACCCCGTGGACACCGCGCATGAGCCGGAGGCCGTCACGGTCGGTGCCACGCCCGAGGCCACGCGCGCCCCGGAGGGCTCGCAGGCGTCGTCGTCACCGCAGGCAGCGGCGGCCACGCAGAGCGCGCCCCGCCCGGCCCGCAGGGGCCGTCGCAGCGGCCGCCCGGCACCGCGCCACCGGGCCTGA
- a CDS encoding ArsR/SmtB family transcription factor — MAISSTDLPALDERATQAYAHLFQALGEPTRLAVLQHLASGEHRVRDLVGHMELAQSTVSKHLSFLAQCGLVRARPEGRATWYSLTHPRDLAGLFAVAEQLLHVTGTRATLCSHLHHPPADHEPLPDGPLSGAVSGHSDTGAPLTGAAAAPTTPRQESL; from the coding sequence ATGGCGATCAGTTCCACCGACCTCCCCGCACTCGACGAGCGGGCCACCCAGGCCTACGCCCACCTCTTCCAGGCCCTGGGCGAACCCACGCGCCTGGCCGTCCTGCAGCACCTGGCCTCCGGCGAGCACCGTGTGCGGGATCTCGTGGGGCACATGGAGCTGGCCCAGTCCACGGTGAGCAAGCACCTCAGTTTTCTGGCGCAGTGCGGTCTCGTCCGTGCCCGCCCCGAGGGTCGCGCCACGTGGTATTCCCTCACGCACCCCCGCGACCTTGCAGGACTCTTCGCGGTGGCCGAGCAGCTGCTGCACGTGACTGGCACCCGCGCGACGCTGTGCTCCCACCTCCACCACCCGCCCGCGGACCACGAGCCCTTGCCGGACGGCCCCCTCTCCGGGGCCGTTTCCGGGCACTCGGACACGGGCGCCCCGCTCACCGGGGCCGCAGCTGCGCCGACGACGCCGCGGCAGGAGTCCCTCTGA
- a CDS encoding cation diffusion facilitator family transporter: protein MGAGHTHEHGTGAGDHRGRLWIAFGLTAGMVVAQAVGSVLTGSLALLTDTVHALTDALGLLVALVAAHLMRRPASSKHTWGFRRVEVIAALAQATLLLGVGIFAVVEGIRRLLEPRDVPPTELLVFGVIGLACNVIAILVLASGRGANFNMRAAFLEVANDALGSLGVIVAAVVIATTGFQRADTVAALFIAALIVPRAVTIMRETAAVLMEFTPQGLDLDLFREHIMGLQHVVDVHDVHASTVATGLPTISAHVVVEDECFRDGHAADLLRDVKTCVAEHFDVSVHHSTFQIETVEIRDSESHEILHA, encoded by the coding sequence ATGGGCGCCGGTCACACGCACGAGCACGGCACGGGAGCGGGCGACCACCGCGGACGGCTGTGGATCGCATTCGGGCTGACCGCCGGAATGGTCGTGGCGCAGGCAGTGGGCTCCGTGCTCACCGGGAGCCTCGCCCTGCTCACGGACACCGTGCACGCCCTCACGGACGCCCTCGGCCTGCTCGTCGCCCTGGTGGCGGCCCACCTGATGCGCCGCCCCGCGAGCTCCAAGCACACGTGGGGCTTCCGCCGCGTGGAGGTCATTGCGGCGCTCGCGCAGGCCACCCTCCTGCTGGGCGTGGGGATCTTCGCGGTCGTCGAGGGCATCCGGCGGCTGCTGGAACCGCGGGACGTTCCCCCCACCGAGCTGCTGGTGTTCGGGGTGATCGGCCTGGCGTGCAACGTGATCGCCATCCTGGTGCTGGCCTCCGGGCGCGGTGCCAACTTCAACATGCGCGCCGCGTTCCTGGAGGTGGCCAACGACGCCCTGGGATCGCTCGGGGTGATCGTGGCCGCCGTGGTCATCGCCACCACCGGCTTCCAGCGCGCGGACACCGTGGCCGCCCTGTTCATCGCCGCACTGATCGTGCCGCGGGCGGTCACCATCATGCGGGAGACCGCCGCGGTGCTCATGGAGTTCACGCCGCAGGGGCTCGACCTGGACCTGTTCCGCGAGCACATCATGGGACTGCAGCACGTGGTGGACGTGCACGACGTCCACGCCTCCACGGTGGCCACGGGACTGCCCACCATCAGCGCCCACGTGGTGGTGGAGGACGAGTGCTTCCGGGACGGCCACGCCGCGGACCTGCTGCGGGACGTGAAAACGTGCGTGGCGGAGCACTTCGACGTCTCCGTGCACCACTCCACGTTCCAGATCGAGACCGTGGAGATCCGCGACTCCGAGTCCCACGAGATCCTGCACGCCTGA
- a CDS encoding pyroglutamyl-peptidase I, with the protein MTILVTGFEPFGGETENASGAAVQRLAKMNAPDGVQLATAILPVTWSGAAPALLRAVEEHRPDAIVAVGEAGGRAVVTPERWARNLGHGRIPDNNGVVRDAAPLARGPERLESRLDPFALTHAIRNAGVPAEVSDDAGAFLCNAIFWTALHGTDLPAAFLHVPAARSRGTAHIGAETDPEHAHADSALGLDDITQALAAAVHAAARRTHARPA; encoded by the coding sequence ATGACCATCCTCGTGACCGGCTTCGAACCCTTCGGCGGTGAGACGGAGAACGCGAGCGGCGCGGCCGTTCAGCGCCTCGCCAAGATGAACGCCCCGGACGGCGTGCAGCTCGCCACGGCGATCCTCCCGGTGACGTGGTCCGGGGCCGCACCGGCGCTGCTGCGGGCCGTTGAGGAGCACCGACCGGACGCGATCGTGGCGGTGGGGGAAGCGGGTGGCCGCGCCGTCGTCACCCCGGAGCGCTGGGCCAGGAACCTGGGGCACGGGCGCATCCCGGACAACAACGGTGTGGTGCGCGACGCCGCTCCCCTGGCCCGCGGACCCGAACGCCTCGAGTCCCGCCTCGACCCGTTCGCGCTGACCCACGCCATCCGGAACGCGGGCGTCCCCGCGGAGGTCTCCGACGACGCCGGCGCGTTCCTGTGCAATGCCATCTTCTGGACCGCCCTGCACGGAACGGACCTGCCCGCTGCGTTCCTCCACGTGCCCGCGGCCAGGTCACGGGGAACGGCGCACATCGGCGCCGAGACCGACCCGGAGCACGCGCACGCGGATTCCGCACTGGGTCTCGACGACATCACTCAGGCGCTGGCCGCCGCGGTGCACGCCGCGGCGCGCAGGACACACGCACGGCCGGCCTGA
- a CDS encoding TetR/AcrR family transcriptional regulator: MTTPQPSLRERNRTRTLAEIHQAALELSAEGRFSDTTVDAIAERAGVSRRTFFNYYASKEDAVLGITPPQISEAAHARYMDRSTGDEFARTVRLFMDVLRDATGPPELMAERRALVDHHPELKRRIGMHVTTAESLVVSTVAEHSGRGPTPRSEETTHAFVLLAGSVIKFAFRTDTHLAAVSDDAAVQRALDHAIGVFRTALKEIS; the protein is encoded by the coding sequence GTGACCACACCCCAGCCGTCCCTGCGTGAGCGCAACCGCACCCGCACGCTTGCCGAGATCCACCAGGCCGCCCTTGAGCTCTCCGCCGAGGGCCGCTTCTCGGACACCACCGTGGACGCGATCGCCGAACGCGCGGGCGTGTCCCGGCGCACGTTCTTCAACTACTACGCGAGCAAGGAGGACGCGGTGCTGGGCATCACCCCGCCGCAGATCTCCGAGGCCGCGCACGCGCGCTACATGGACCGCAGCACCGGCGACGAGTTCGCCCGCACCGTGCGGCTGTTCATGGACGTGCTGCGGGACGCCACGGGTCCACCCGAGCTCATGGCCGAGCGCCGCGCCCTGGTGGACCACCACCCCGAGCTCAAGCGCCGCATCGGGATGCACGTGACCACCGCGGAGTCCCTCGTGGTCTCCACGGTCGCGGAGCACTCCGGGCGCGGCCCCACACCCCGTTCCGAGGAGACCACGCACGCTTTCGTGCTGCTGGCCGGCTCGGTCATCAAGTTCGCATTCCGCACCGACACCCACCTGGCTGCCGTGTCCGACGACGCCGCCGTCCAGCGCGCGCTCGACCACGCCATCGGTGTCTTCCGCACCGCTCTCAAGGAGATCTCATGA
- a CDS encoding DUF3253 domain-containing protein: MSTDEARGKGSAEPGEGRANGSARLGKGRSNGSAGPGKDCANGPAGPGEDRGNGSAGPGQGRATGSAGPGEEGQEGGAAASSSGPERTPDGHHIVVNGRKWRATDTGIPEKFRKELVAELMSARRAVKSRDEHARDRVQDAKVALGERGEPWWEEPSEDGLRAREAATIRALLRHRAGKTICPSDVARTLGGDDWRDLMPQIRDVAGDMAGVGEITVTQKGETVDLCTARGPIRLAPGPDLAGMPADGE, from the coding sequence ATGAGCACGGACGAGGCACGAGGGAAGGGGTCCGCGGAACCTGGTGAGGGCCGCGCGAACGGGTCGGCGAGGCTCGGCAAGGGCCGCTCGAACGGATCCGCGGGACCCGGCAAGGACTGTGCGAACGGGCCGGCGGGACCCGGCGAGGACCGCGGGAACGGGTCCGCGGGGCCGGGCCAGGGCCGCGCAACCGGTTCCGCCGGACCGGGCGAGGAGGGGCAGGAAGGCGGCGCGGCGGCGTCGTCGTCGGGCCCGGAGCGCACCCCGGACGGGCACCACATCGTGGTCAACGGCCGGAAGTGGCGGGCCACGGACACCGGGATCCCCGAGAAATTCCGGAAGGAGCTGGTCGCGGAGCTCATGAGCGCTCGGCGCGCCGTGAAGTCCAGGGACGAGCACGCGCGGGACCGCGTGCAGGACGCGAAGGTCGCGCTGGGCGAGCGCGGCGAACCGTGGTGGGAGGAGCCCTCCGAGGACGGGCTGCGTGCGCGGGAGGCCGCGACCATCCGCGCGCTGCTGCGGCACCGGGCGGGCAAGACCATCTGCCCGTCGGACGTGGCCCGCACCCTGGGCGGGGACGACTGGCGGGACCTCATGCCGCAGATCCGGGACGTGGCGGGCGACATGGCCGGTGTGGGTGAGATCACGGTCACCCAGAAAGGTGAGACAGTGGACCTTTGTACAGCCCGCGGTCCCATCCGGCTGGCACCGGGGCCGGACCTCGCGGGGATGCCCGCGGACGGGGAGTGA
- a CDS encoding glycosyltransferase family 2 protein, protein MTVEHAAPPRVSVVVPYFENQRGLDRLLAALARQDMPAHDMEVVVADDGSATPPAIPATSFACSVVRQENLGFRAGAARNLGARAASGTVLVFLDGDMIPEPGFLTALLTGRDAADDGHGALAVGSRHHAELSGLEIQDVLRWVAGEDVPGAWRLQDPAWLADGYARTANLREAGVEDFRLVISALLAVDRELFERCGGFDESLVGYGGEDWDLAHRCRQLGANLVHVPGAGAWHDGPDLGGRADTRAVKDAETLALAQRIPLPSTRGIGVVFAQPWAVVRVHGHRDDAEAYLTACHLLRDTDAGLWFVDRQDVPAALAADPRVRKGEPPAGLLERALVLADAHAPLTLGEPLRVWCERGESDVPGLLTVRSVRAVHRGESSPRCTPSDHADCAVHPAHTDRRLEDRVGHHG, encoded by the coding sequence ATGACGGTTGAGCACGCCGCCCCGCCCCGCGTGAGCGTGGTGGTCCCCTACTTCGAGAACCAGCGCGGCCTGGACCGGTTGCTCGCCGCGCTCGCCCGCCAGGACATGCCCGCGCACGACATGGAGGTGGTCGTGGCCGACGACGGCTCCGCCACCCCGCCCGCCATCCCCGCCACCTCGTTCGCGTGCTCGGTGGTGCGGCAGGAGAACCTGGGCTTCCGGGCCGGTGCGGCGCGCAACCTGGGTGCCCGGGCGGCGTCGGGAACGGTGCTCGTGTTCCTGGACGGGGACATGATTCCCGAGCCCGGTTTTCTCACCGCGCTGCTCACGGGTCGCGATGCCGCGGACGACGGCCACGGGGCGCTCGCCGTGGGGTCCCGTCACCACGCGGAGCTGTCCGGGCTGGAGATCCAGGACGTGCTGCGCTGGGTGGCGGGGGAGGACGTCCCCGGGGCGTGGCGGCTGCAGGACCCCGCGTGGCTCGCGGACGGCTACGCACGCACCGCGAATCTGCGCGAGGCGGGCGTGGAGGACTTCCGGCTGGTCATCAGTGCGCTGCTGGCCGTGGACCGGGAACTGTTCGAGCGCTGCGGCGGCTTCGACGAGTCCCTCGTGGGCTACGGCGGCGAGGACTGGGACCTCGCCCACCGGTGCCGGCAGCTCGGGGCCAACCTGGTCCACGTGCCCGGGGCCGGGGCATGGCACGACGGCCCGGACCTGGGCGGGCGCGCGGACACCCGCGCAGTGAAGGACGCCGAGACCCTCGCGCTCGCGCAGCGGATCCCGCTGCCGAGCACGCGCGGGATCGGGGTGGTCTTCGCGCAGCCCTGGGCGGTGGTGCGCGTGCACGGCCACCGCGACGACGCCGAGGCCTACCTCACCGCATGCCACCTGCTCCGGGACACGGACGCCGGGCTGTGGTTCGTGGACCGCCAGGACGTTCCGGCCGCGCTGGCTGCGGACCCGCGCGTTCGCAAGGGAGAGCCGCCGGCCGGGCTGCTGGAGCGCGCCCTCGTGCTCGCGGACGCCCACGCTCCGCTGACGCTGGGCGAGCCCCTGCGGGTGTGGTGCGAGCGCGGCGAGAGCGACGTGCCCGGGCTGCTCACGGTGCGCTCGGTGCGCGCCGTGCACCGCGGGGAGTCGTCTCCGCGGTGCACCCCGTCCGACCACGCCGACTGCGCGGTGCACCCCGCACACACCGACCGGCGACTCGAGGACAGGGTGGGACACCATGGCTGA
- a CDS encoding M20 metallopeptidase family protein, with translation MSFLDDARRLHDELVALRRTLHTNPELGTDLPWTQQQVLAALDGCGLELTKGESITSVTGVLRGAKPGPTVLLRGDMDGLPVVEQTGLSYASTNGAMHACGHDLHTAALVGAARLLSARRDELAGTIVFMFQPGEEGPGGAKPMIEEGVLDIAGERVVAAYGIHVNPGPLGQFSYRPGTAMAGANNLTVTFHGRGGHGSQPHTALDPVTAVCEFGTALQTMVTRRFGVFDPVVATMTRLSAGEVNNVIPESAWISGDVRTLSPETSARFPRLVTELADGIAAAQGLTAQVDWSPLYPPTVNDAAEAAFVSDTLARVFGPERVSRNPDPRMGSEDFSFVLREVPGCYFFLHCTPPEVDPADAGWNHSPTVLFDDSVLGDQAAALAEVAWERVARG, from the coding sequence GTGAGCTTCCTGGACGACGCCCGCCGGCTCCACGACGAGCTGGTGGCGCTGCGCCGCACACTGCACACCAACCCCGAACTGGGTACCGACCTGCCGTGGACGCAGCAGCAGGTCCTCGCCGCGCTGGACGGGTGCGGGTTGGAGCTCACGAAGGGCGAGTCGATCACGTCGGTCACCGGGGTGCTGCGAGGGGCGAAGCCCGGGCCCACGGTGCTGCTGCGCGGTGACATGGACGGACTGCCCGTGGTGGAGCAGACGGGACTGTCCTACGCCTCGACCAACGGCGCGATGCACGCGTGCGGTCACGACCTCCACACCGCGGCCCTCGTGGGCGCGGCCCGGCTACTGAGTGCGCGCCGGGATGAGCTGGCCGGGACCATCGTGTTCATGTTCCAGCCGGGGGAGGAGGGCCCGGGCGGCGCCAAGCCCATGATCGAGGAGGGCGTGCTGGACATCGCCGGGGAGCGGGTGGTGGCGGCCTACGGCATCCACGTGAACCCCGGGCCTCTGGGGCAGTTCAGCTACCGGCCCGGCACCGCGATGGCCGGCGCCAACAACCTAACCGTGACCTTCCACGGCCGCGGCGGGCACGGGTCCCAGCCCCACACCGCGCTGGATCCCGTGACGGCCGTGTGCGAGTTCGGCACCGCGCTGCAGACCATGGTCACCCGCCGCTTCGGGGTGTTCGATCCCGTGGTGGCCACCATGACGCGGCTCTCCGCGGGCGAGGTGAACAACGTGATCCCGGAGAGCGCCTGGATCTCCGGGGACGTGCGCACCCTGTCCCCGGAGACGTCCGCACGCTTCCCGCGGCTCGTGACGGAGCTCGCGGACGGGATCGCCGCGGCCCAAGGCCTCACCGCGCAGGTGGACTGGTCGCCGCTGTACCCGCCCACGGTCAACGACGCCGCCGAAGCCGCCTTCGTGAGCGACACGCTCGCCCGGGTGTTCGGCCCGGAGCGCGTGTCCCGCAACCCGGACCCTCGCATGGGCTCGGAGGACTTCTCCTTCGTGCTGCGCGAGGTCCCCGGGTGCTACTTCTTCCTGCACTGCACCCCGCCCGAGGTGGACCCCGCGGACGCCGGCTGGAACCACTCGCCCACGGTGCTCTTCGACGACTCCGTCCTGGGGGACCAGGCCGCCGCGCTCGCCGAGGTGGCGTGGGAGCGGGTGGCGCGGGGCTGA
- a CDS encoding WcbI family polysaccharide biosynthesis putative acetyltransferase yields the protein MAELGFDPQDEGRRAHYGDFYGLSELPDRPLFAVHGNCQAESLRVLLHGALGGDWHGVRMPPVHELLEQDLPHLHALLPRLSLLVTQPVAAGYRGLPLGTDDVLPLLSPDARVVRVPAMRWTALMPTLAIVRAPGVGDPPIAPYHDLRVLTAAARGERSVDLTPPSADAARAAREESLHQLRLRQEAHRTLDAASLLDAAGPNAVHVINHPGNGVLRAVASAVLDEAGLSAPVPDPGRVLLGGIRAPILASTLAALGHDPAELEGGPHEDWIIHGEHVPAQDIAGEHLRWYAQHPSVVAAGLRRHEHLIHRLGLSA from the coding sequence ATGGCTGAGCTGGGATTCGACCCGCAGGACGAGGGCCGCCGCGCCCACTACGGGGACTTCTACGGGCTGAGCGAGCTGCCGGACCGGCCGTTGTTCGCGGTGCACGGCAACTGCCAGGCGGAGTCCCTGCGTGTGCTGCTGCACGGGGCGCTCGGCGGTGACTGGCACGGGGTGCGGATGCCTCCGGTGCACGAGCTGCTGGAGCAGGACCTGCCGCACCTGCACGCCCTGCTGCCCCGGCTGTCCCTGCTGGTCACCCAGCCGGTGGCCGCGGGATACCGCGGGCTGCCCCTGGGCACCGACGACGTCCTGCCGCTGCTGTCCCCGGACGCGCGGGTGGTGCGGGTGCCGGCGATGCGCTGGACCGCTCTGATGCCCACGCTCGCGATCGTGCGCGCTCCCGGGGTCGGGGACCCTCCCATCGCGCCGTACCACGACCTGAGGGTGCTCACCGCGGCCGCCCGTGGTGAGCGGAGCGTGGACCTCACCCCGCCGTCCGCGGACGCCGCCCGGGCCGCCCGCGAGGAGTCGCTCCACCAGCTCCGGCTGCGTCAGGAGGCCCACCGCACGCTCGACGCCGCCTCCCTGCTGGACGCCGCCGGGCCCAATGCGGTGCACGTGATCAACCACCCGGGCAACGGGGTGCTGCGGGCGGTGGCCTCGGCGGTCCTGGACGAGGCGGGGCTGTCTGCGCCGGTCCCCGATCCGGGCCGGGTGCTGCTGGGCGGCATCCGGGCACCCATCCTGGCGAGCACCCTCGCGGCCCTCGGACACGACCCCGCCGAGCTGGAGGGCGGGCCGCACGAGGACTGGATCATCCACGGGGAGCACGTTCCCGCGCAGGACATCGCCGGCGAGCACCTGCGCTGGTACGCGCAGCACCCGTCCGTGGTGGCTGCCGGGCTGCGGCGCCACGAACACCTGATCCACCGGCTGGGACTGAGCGCATGA
- a CDS encoding M20 metallopeptidase family protein — protein sequence MTFLDHAASLQPELVALRRALHAHPEVGNDLPWTQQRIVDALDGLDLEITLGRSVSSVVAVLRGAKPGPTVLLRGDMDGLPVVEQTGLDYASTNGAMHACGHDLHMAGLVGAARLLSARREELAGNVVFMFQPGEEGPGGAKPMIEEGLLEITGEKPLAAYGIHVFPGQRGLFSYRPGTAMAGANYMRVTFHGEGGHGSQPHTAKDPVPALLEFGTALQTMVTRRFSVFDPVVASITQLSAGEALNVIPDRASLGASVRTLSAASDEAFPAAVRELAHGIAAAHGVRAEVDWTVLYPLTRNDDAETAFVAGTLAELVGEDHVRLDANPLMGSEDFSFVLDQVPGCFFFLECSPPDLAQENPGWNHSPTVLFDDAVLGTQAAALAELAWRRLQRD from the coding sequence ATGACGTTCCTCGACCATGCCGCATCCCTGCAGCCGGAGCTCGTGGCTCTGCGCCGCGCCCTGCACGCCCACCCCGAGGTGGGCAACGACCTCCCGTGGACCCAGCAGCGGATCGTGGACGCCCTGGACGGGCTGGATCTGGAGATCACCCTGGGGCGCTCGGTCTCCTCCGTGGTGGCGGTGCTGCGCGGGGCAAAGCCCGGGCCCACGGTGCTGCTGCGCGGTGACATGGACGGGCTGCCGGTGGTGGAGCAGACCGGGCTCGACTACGCCTCGACCAACGGTGCGATGCACGCGTGCGGGCACGACCTGCACATGGCCGGTCTCGTGGGCGCGGCCCGGCTGCTGAGCGCGCGCCGGGAGGAGCTCGCCGGGAACGTCGTGTTCATGTTCCAGCCGGGGGAGGAGGGCCCGGGCGGCGCCAAGCCCATGATCGAGGAGGGGCTCCTGGAGATCACGGGTGAGAAGCCCCTGGCCGCGTACGGCATCCACGTGTTCCCGGGGCAGCGCGGGCTGTTCAGCTACCGCCCGGGCACGGCCATGGCGGGCGCCAACTACATGCGGGTCACGTTCCACGGTGAGGGCGGGCACGGCTCCCAGCCCCACACGGCCAAGGACCCGGTGCCCGCGCTGCTCGAGTTCGGCACCGCCCTGCAGACCATGGTCACGCGCCGGTTCAGCGTGTTCGACCCGGTGGTCGCCTCCATCACGCAGCTCTCCGCGGGGGAGGCCCTCAACGTGATCCCGGACCGTGCGAGCCTCGGGGCGAGCGTGCGCACGCTCTCGGCGGCCAGTGACGAGGCCTTCCCCGCCGCGGTGCGCGAGCTCGCCCACGGCATCGCCGCCGCCCACGGCGTCCGGGCCGAGGTCGACTGGACCGTGCTGTACCCGCTGACCCGCAACGACGACGCCGAGACCGCGTTCGTGGCCGGCACCCTCGCGGAGCTCGTGGGCGAGGACCACGTGCGACTGGACGCGAACCCGCTCATGGGCTCCGAGGACTTCTCGTTCGTGCTCGACCAGGTCCCGGGCTGCTTCTTCTTCCTGGAGTGCAGCCCCCCGGACCTGGCCCAGGAGAATCCCGGGTGGAACCACTCGCCCACGGTGCTGTTCGACGACGCCGTGCTGGGCACCCAGGCCGCGGCGCTCGCCGAGCTCGCGTGGCGGCGCCTGCAGCGGGACTGA